The Dermacentor albipictus isolate Rhodes 1998 colony chromosome 2, USDA_Dalb.pri_finalv2, whole genome shotgun sequence genome has a segment encoding these proteins:
- the LOC135910744 gene encoding dynein light chain 1, cytoplasmic, producing MSDRKAVIKNADMSEEMQQDAVDVATQALEKYNIEKDIAAYIKKEFDKKYNPTWHCIVGRNFGSYVTHETKHFIYFYLGQVAILLFKSG from the coding sequence ATGAGCGACAGGAAGGCTGTGATCAAGAATGCGGACATGTCCGAGGAGATGCAGCAGGATGCTGTGGATGTGGCCACGCAGGCCCTCGAAAAGTACAACATCGAGAAGGACATCGCAGCCTACATCAAGAAGGAGTTTGACAAGAAGTACAACCCCACCTGGCACTGCATCGTGGGCCGCAACTTCGGCTCTTACGTGACCCACGAAACGAAGCACTTCATCTACTTCTACCTCGGCCAAGTGGCCATTCTGCTCTTCAAGTCCGGCTGA